The nucleotide sequence CCTAGTTTCCGACCCATTTGATGGAAAGTCTACAGAAGTCCTTTTAAAACTAATCAAATTGAATAGAGAACTTCGTAAGTCGGAAGAGAAGTTGACTATGTTTGATAAGTACGTCTCTATACGTATATCGGGATTTATTTCAGTCAGATGGAATattaaatacaatattCTAAAAGTGTTTCTTGAACATCAAActgaattttttaaattttttgaatattatgGAAAGATAGGCAAGCCAATTAATAACGAACTCGATTGTAAAGATCTGGGACTTGCAGAActtctaataaatatgTTAGAGCCGCTTTGTAGCCTAACGAAGTTCATATCaccaaatatttctttgtcACCAGTTTATGTTCGTTTGCTTTTGTTCATAAGACGTAATGTAGTTAACGCAGAGCGCGTACTAAAGGAAATGGGAGATACGAGGACTGATTTATCAGCGGTGGTTAAGTTGATAGACAAATATTTCCTTCAGGCTCatgataattttgatattatatttacttgTACTAATTCTGAACCTTTTGATGATCGAGTAGTTGAGTATTACgaagaatattttaaagaaaaactAAATTTAATGGATAGTTTTTGCTCTATCTTAATGAAACTTGGTCGATTTGATACACTAAAAAAGATCCCATCAGATGTTGTGAATCTTCAGAAACGTCGCTGAATGTTTAATAGAGATGGGCAAATCCAAACTGTTACGGAAACTACTAACTATGAAACTGATACAGCTGTACTGAAGGCAGTGAAACTTCATATTGAAAAGGTTTTAATCAAAGAATCGGAAATAAATTTGGATTTCGTCGATGATAAATTCAACATAAATTTGCAAAACACACTAAGATCAATAGGTATTATGAAAAGTCCCtctgaagatgatgattgCTATTATAAGACTAGTAATCTGAGAGCTAGAAGGGAGAACACTAAATCCAAAGTTAGTGCTTGTGAGATATACATTTGTGAACTTGAAGCATTGTTAGAAGTGCAGAAACTCTATCGACAAGAAACGAAAAAGCCAAACTCGGGAGTTTCGAACCATATTTATTTGCCAGTGATAATGGATTATTTATTCTCGTTTTCTGTCACATCGGTTAATGAAGAGAgatcattttcaaaattcaagaaaatTTATGGTGACTATCGACATAGACTAGATGATTATACTGCATTTGCGACTGCTAATGACAGTACTGCCATGAGgtcaaaattgaaaattgaCATATATCAAGAGTC is from Tetrapisispora phaffii CBS 4417 chromosome 14, complete genome and encodes:
- the TPHA0N01985 gene encoding uncharacterized protein, with amino-acid sequence MFNRDGQIQTVTETTNYETDTAVLKAVKLHIEKVLIKESEINLDFVDDKFNINLQNTLRSIGIMKSPSEDDDCYYKTSNLRARRENTKSKVSACEIYICELEALLEVQKLYRQETKKPNSGVSNHIYLPVIMDYLFSFSVTSVNEERSFSKFKKIYGDYRHRLDDYTAFATANDSTAMRSKLKIDIYQESLEQSLYEICVFK